A stretch of the Malus sylvestris chromosome 10, drMalSylv7.2, whole genome shotgun sequence genome encodes the following:
- the LOC126586012 gene encoding uncharacterized protein LOC126586012 gives MADYEFQESEVIFSMDNLDFETCLDFRRHHQNDKSNLSKKKKMGNVNNNNNSSNNNIIKSVPVKIPDSMFDRFSGSEDDSDGDYYKEEEWDEGEMVPPHLIVRRRIAGKMAFSVCTGNGRPLKGRALSQVRNTILRMTGFLEA, from the coding sequence ATGGCTGACTACGAGTTTCAAGAATCGGAGGTCATCTTCTCCATGGATAATCTCGACTTCGAAACCTGCTTGGATTTCCGGCGTCACCATCAAAACGACAAGTCGAATctctcgaagaagaagaaaatgggaaatgttaacaacaacaacaacagcagCAACAATAATATTATCAAGTCGGTGCCGGTCAAAATCCCCGACAGCATGTTCGACCGGTTCAGCGGCTCCGAGGACGACAGCGACGGAGATTACTACAAGGAGGAGGAGTGGGACGAGGGAGAAATGGTGCCGCCGCATCTGATCGTGCGGCGGCGTATTGCAGGGAAGATGGCGTTCTCGGTGTGCACAGGAAACGGGCGGCCGCTTAAGGGAAGGGCTTTGAGTCAAGTCCGGAATACGATTCTCAGAATGACTGGTTTCTTGGAAGCTTAG
- the LOC126586009 gene encoding uncharacterized protein LOC126586009, whose amino-acid sequence MMSRRRQQGQGTYSLYSQQQRHHPWTNDRSRRHDESFTSVPYWEKKFCTSVGSVPWGKLVETKKYMSLYKNIVEWKDSAGEEAFNKAKSRFWAQMNGLIPSSDLSLPDPDVYIDDIDWQSSTENIDPQLILDLEKSKEPKPDNDRGDAETLGHDREFVIIGLHPVNINQTTLPYSGWGEEFEEEDLKNKENNNIPENPWEPACVRQSEAAAVGRGWNNTTSWEQWENNNYNYNSRYKKSRFHGGYNDHKVGGSWRNNGGRRNRYSVHVGNQNLASCY is encoded by the coding sequence ATGATGAGCCGGAGAAGACAACAAGGTCAAGGTACATACAGTCTTTATTCTCAACAGCAGCGTCACCATCCCTGGACTAACGATCGCAGTCGGCGTCATGACGAGTCATTTACAAGTGTGCCTTACTGGGAAAAGAAATTCTGCACGTCCGTCGGCTCGGTTCCGTGGGGAAAACTCGTGGAAACGAAAAAGTACATGTCTCTGTACAAGAACATCGTTGAGTGGAAGGACTCGGCTGGCGAAGAGGCATTCAACAAGGCGAAAAGCCGGTTTTGGGCACAGATGAACGGCCTAATTCCCAGTTCTGACCTATCTTTGCCGGATCCCGACGTGTATATTGATGATATAGATTGGCAGTCGTCAACCGAAAATATTGATCCTCAACTGATTTTGGACTTAGAAAAGAGCAAGGAACCTAAACCGGACAATGATCGTGGTGATGCTGAAACCCTAGGTCATGATCGTGAGTTTGTTATTATCGGCCTTCATCCTGTCAATATAAATCAGACGACATTGCCGTACAGCGGATGGGGTGAggagtttgaagaagaggatttgaaaaataaagaaaataataatattccTGAAAATCCATGGGAACCTGCTTGCGTTCGTCAGAGTGAAGCTGCAGCCGTGGGACGAGGATGGAACAACACAACCAGCTGGGAACAGTGGGAGAATAATAACTATAATTACAACTCAAGATATAAGAAGTCAAGATTTCATGGTGGTTATAATGATCACAAAGTTGGAGGGTCGTGGAGGAACAATGGAGGGAGAAGGAACAGATATTCAGTTCATGTTGGTAACCAAAACCTGGCTTCTTGCTACTGA
- the LOC126584531 gene encoding uncharacterized protein LOC126584531, whose product MSLYNNIVEWNDSAGEEAFNNAKNRFWAEMNGLIPRSDISLPDPDMYIDDIDWRSSCNNIDPQLILDLEKSKKTKPSDDREAETLGNDREFVILGLYPIYLNPTTLPCSGSDDEFEEEILRNKENNVLENYGKNVVDDKKNPWESACVGQIKAAAIGGGWNTNTTWNNNNSRYKTSTPSRFRGGYNDHKFGGWWWNNGGRRKRYSVQVGYENLASCY is encoded by the coding sequence ATGTCTCTCTATAATAACATCGTTGAGTGGAATGACTCGGCCGGAGAAGAGGCCTTCAACAATGCGAAAAACCGGTTTTGGGCGGAGATGAACGGCCTGATTCCCAGGTCCGACATATCTTTGCCGGATCCCGACATGTACATTGATGACATAGATTGGCGCTCATCATGCAACAATATTGATCCTCAACTGATTTTAGACTTGGAAAAGAGCAAGAAAACTAAACCTTCTGATGATCGTGAAGCCGAAACCCTAGGCAATGATCGTGAGTTTGTTATTCTCGGCCTTTATCCTATCTATTTAAATCCGACGACATTGCCGTGCTCTGGAAGTGATGATGAGTTTGAAGAGGAGATCTtgagaaataaagaaaataatgttCTTGAAAATTATGGAAAGAATGTTGTGGATGATAAGAAAAATCCTTGGGAATCTGCTTGTGTTGGTCAGATTAAAGCTGCAGCTATAGGAGGAGGATGGAACACCAACACTACTTGGAACAACAACAATTCAAGATATAAGACATCAACGCCGTCGAGATTTCGCGGTGGTTACAATGATCACAAGTTTGGAGGGTGGTGGTGGAACAATggaggaaggagaaagagatATTCAGTTCAAGTTGGTTATGAAAACCTAGCTTCTTGTTATTGA